DNA sequence from the Nitrospinota bacterium genome:
GGCGCGCTACATCCTTGTTTCGCTGCTGAGCGGAAACCGGCACCTGAACGCGCACCTGCGCGAGTTCTTCGCCATCCGCTCCGGCACGGTCACCGAAGCGATGAGGCGGCTATGAACGAACTCCTGACGGCGGGACGGCTTCAAATGATGTTCTGGATTTCCTACGCCATGCTCTTCGCCATCGGCATTTTGGGCGCGGCGTTCCTGGCCGGGCGGCTCCCCGCATTTCTGGAGCGCAACGGCTTTTTCGACCAGAAATCGCTCCCGCAACGGCGGCTCACCGCCGGGGGTATCGCCATCATTATCCCCTTCCTCGCGGTGCTGGGAGCCGCGGCCCTGTTCAACCCGCTCGCCTTCAACGCCGGCCGGGGGCAGCTCGGCTTTCTTTTCGCGGCCCTTGCCATCATCGCCGCGCTGGGCCTCTACGACGACCGCAAAGGGGCTTCACCGGTGCTGAAAATCGCCGTGCAGGCCGCGGCGGCGCTGGTCTTCATGGCCGGGGGGCAGTCGCTCGATTTCATCACCAGTCCGATCCACAGCGCGGTCGCCGTCGGCGCGTGGGGAGCCGTGCCGCTGGTGATATGGATTCTCGCCGTCACCAACGCCATGAACCTCATCGACGGCATAGACGGCCTCGCCGCCGGTATCGCGCTGATCTCGGCCATCACCCTCTTCGCCATCTCGCACATCTTCGGCGAAAACACGCTCGCCTCGTTCGCCGTGCTGCTGGCGGGATGCCTGTTCGGTTTCATCAGGATGAACCTCCCCCCCGCAAAACTGTTTTTGGGGGACACCGGCTCGCTCTTCCTCGGCTTCGCGCTGGCGGCCGCCTCGGTGATGGAGCGGCGCAAAGGCTCCGTCACCCTCACCCTCCTCGTGCCGATGGTGATACTCGCCATTCCGCTGCTGGACGCGGTGCTCGCTTTTTTCCGCCGTGCGCTGAAAGGACAAAACCCGATGCGCGGCGACAGCGGCCACATCCATCACCGGCTGCGGCGGCTCGGCCTTTCCGATACGCAAATCGATATGATGCTCTACCTCTTCAGCGCCTATCTCGCCATCACCGCCGGAGTGCTCGCCTTCTTCCCGAAAGAAACCGCGATGGTCGTCCTCATCCTCCTGGCTATCGGGATATTCATCGCTTTGGAAATTCTCCGCGCCATCGAACGCGGCATCAAGTAGCCTCCGCCCCGCCGATACGCTAAAATACAAAAATGCGATTTATACTTTTGCGCGCCGTATTGTTGGCTTTGGCGTTTTTGACGCCGTTGACGCCGCTGGCGCGCGCGGTGGATTTGCAGGAAATGGAGGAAGATGCTCCGCCTCCGCCCGATCCCTACGCCATCATCGAGGAAACCACCCGCGCTATCGTAAAAAACCCCGCTGATTCAAAAGCTTATAGCGACCGCGCCGCCGCCTATCACATGCTCGGCCAGCTCGAACGAACCCTCGATGACATGAACCACGCCGTCGTCCTCAACCCAAATGATTCCGCATACTTACAACAACGCGGCGAAACATTGCGCGACGTGGGCAACCCCGCAAGCGCCATCACCGATTTCAACCGCGCTCTCAAAATTGATCCTGTAAATACAGATGCTTACGTGGGGCGTGGCTTAGCCCGCTATATGCTGGGAAAATACCGTGAGGCGGTGAACGATTATACCTTGGCACTCGCCCTCGATCCTCTGGACGACTTCGCTTACAACAATAGAGGCAATGCTTTCAGTGAGTTGCGAGAGTGGGACAAGGCTTTCGCCGATTACGATGCCGCCATCGCCATCAGCCCTGAAAATACAAACGCCCGCTACAACCGCGGACAGGCCCATATCGCCAACGGCCGCCATGCAGCCGCGCTGGATGACTTGAATTACGTTATAGAAAATTCCCCGGATGACGCGGAAGCGCTGACCCTGCGCGCCGAGGCGCTCATCGCGCTGGGGAGTGACCGTGCCGCCGTGGATGACCTCAACCGGGCGCTGGCGCTCGACCCCCACAACGCCGAAGCATGGGGGAAACGCGGGATGGCCCGCATACGGGTTGGCGAAACCGGCGGCCTGGACGACCTGACCCGCGCCATCAATATCGACCCCTCCGCTGAAAACTACGCGGCGCGCGGCAACGCCGCCTATCAAACAGGCGACTACCCGAAAGCCCTCAAAGATTTCGACCGGGCGCTGAATTTAAAACCGGAATTTCATCAGGCCCACCTCCGCCGCGCGAAGACGCACGAAAAACTGGGCAATGCCGGCGCGGCGCTGGAGGACTACCAAGCGGCCGCGCGGCGCGGCAACGGACAGGCGAAACGGCTGCTCAAAGCCCGCAATATCGTCTGGTGACATCCCGCCGCGGCGCGCGGCAAACACTTGCGGGGCACCATTTTTCTTTAAGAATCAGTACCCATGCCTGTACTATTATTTATTGCCTGAATCATAAAAATAAAAATGTAAGGAGCCGAAAGTGGGACATATGCACCTCGTTCTCAACCATGCCCCGGTCATGGGACTTTTTTTCAGCATCGCGCTGGGGGGATATGCCTTTTACGTTAACGACAACCATATGAAACGTGCCGCCCTGTGGGCTTATGTGGTTGTTGGCGTCGCCACCATCTTCGCCTACTTGACCGGAGAGCCGGCCGAAGAAATGGTGGAACACAAACCGGGGGTGCTCAAAGCAATGATTGAGACCCACGAAACGGCGGCGCTCGTGGCCGGCATTTTAATCGGCGTCATCGCGATCCTTGCGGCGATTGAGCTATGGAACCAGAAAAAAGGGAAACCGCTTAATCCCAAACTCATGATGGGGATCGTCATTCTGTCAGTCATCACCACAATCCCGATTGCCCGCGCATCCTACCTAGGGGGGTTGATCGGCCATTCAGAAATCCACCCTTCCGGCTATGCAACCCAACAGGAAATTCCAGGGATCGAGGCGGGAGAAGAATCAGGCGAGATGGAAGGCGAAAACGCCGGCATGCCCGAACCGGCCAACCACTAAACGCCCAATTATACGCAACGCGGGGCGGTGCGCGCGGTTTCCAGCGGGGCGTCCTTCAGACGAGGCTGGTTTCGTACCGGGCCTCCCGGGCCTCTTCCTCCTTGCGCCGATCCTCTTCGATCCGCGTCTGCTGGCTATGGTATATCCGGTAGAAATTTTCAATAAATTCGGCCCGTTCGCGGTAGCGCAAACGGATTTCGATATCCATACATATGGCCCCGACAACGATAACCAGCCCCCGCAACGCCACCAAGGCGAAGAGAATGGCGAACACCGCCGCAAAAACCCATTCGAGATCGTATATCGTAAATAAACCCATAGTTGTCCACTATATCGGCATCCGCAGCCGGGGGCTTTAGGCGAAAAAAAACCGGCCATCCGGACGGATGACCGGCCATGGATAGCGGTTCGATCAGCCTTTCAGCTTGTTGTATTTCTCCATCAACTGCTCTTTGGATTCTTCGTTATTGGAATCCTTTATGATGCAATCGACCGGGCAAACCTCAACGCACTGCGGCTCGTCATAGTGACCGACGCATTCAGTGCATTTCGCCGGATCAATGACGTAAATATCATCGCCTTCCGCAATGGCGCTGTTCGGGCATTCCGGTTCGCAAACGCCGCAGTTGACGCATTCATCGTTAATAATCAAAGCCACAACAAATCCTCCTCTCAATTAAGCCACACTGCCTTCCGCAGCCTTGCGTTCCTTATACTGCTTCGCCTGGAAAACAAATGCTTCAAGGCGGGAACGTCCATTATTCTCATCCATCCCGTCGATGTCAATATTCAACCAAGGGATGTTACCACACTCTTCACGCACGCGTTTGGAGACGGCGCTTACTACCGTACCCGGCATGCAACCGAAAGGCAAGAGGTTAATTATCCCCGCGCACCCCTTGCCCGCATAGTCTACCGCCTTCCCCACGCTAAGCGTCGCTTCCCCCTCAAATGTTGCGTCAATGTACGGCGCGGAGCGGGCCAACACTTCCGGCGTGGAAGGCTCATGCCAGTTTAGCAAATCGTCTTTGAATGGTTCCATCATTTTTTTCTCATCGTTGTGCGTTATTCCGTTGAGCATCATCCCCGACAGCACTCCCACCCATTTGCCATCACGCCGGTTTTTGGCGATAAAGCGGTCGGTGCAATAGAAGAACCATTCGCCCAACGGCGCGAGCCACGCCTCCCCACCCATCTCCTCGATACGGCGGATAACATTCCCGTTGCTGTAGCTGTGCAACCGGACGTAAATTTCCCCAACCACGCCGATGACCGGCCGGCGTACGCTTTTCTCAACCGGCACGGCGCGGAATAGGGCGCGCACGTCATACATGCGTTTAAAGATGTCCTTTGCGCCCCCCCGCACCGATTTCACCACGATATCCAGCGCCTGCTGATAAGCCCTGTCGGCGGTGCCGGGAACTGTTTCATACGGGCGCGTCTCGTGCAGCAATTTGAGCAGGATATCCGTCGCCACGATACCACGCCAGGTCATCCGCTTGAAATTACGCCCCACGCCCTCAAAGCCGCCGTAATTCCCTTCGGCCGAAGGGGCCATCAGCCGCGCATCGACATGTCCCAGCCGGTCCAGTTGTATCCGGAGCGCTCCCTGATACTGTCCCAGGCGGCAAGGGCCTTCGGTGGTCGGAATAAGAAAGGAGGCGGCCGCCGGGTCGAAGCCGTTTTCCAACGCCTTTTTCAATACATCCCCAGCCACCAACGTGTAGGGGATGCACTCCTTGCCGGTGCTGTAGCGGCGGCCCACCTCCAGCGACGCCGCGTCGGTCCTCGGCAACACCTCGGCGTCCACTCCGTAGTACCGGAACGCCGCCGCCATGGCGTAGGAGTGATCGCACATCCAAGGAATGAAGAGTTTGCGGTTGTGGCCGTTAAGCCGGGCGGTCTTTTGCCGCTGACGCCGCGCATAATCACCCCCGTCCACGTTTTCCAGCGAGTCGAAAAACGCCTCGCAGCGGGTAATGGCTCCGGCATCCGCCGAATGTTCGTCCACTTCCAGATGGAGGTAGGGTTTTCCCATCATCTGCTGCTGGACATGGTAGGTTATAAAACTGTCCGGACCGCACTTGAAGTTCGAGATGTAGATGGCGTTGAGCTTCGGATTCTTGCGCACCACTTCCGCGGCGGCCTGAAGACGCTGGCCGGAACGCCAATACATGTCCGGGTTGCTTTCGTAAACCGGGTCTTCACTCAGTTCCAGCATGTCCATCGGGATGGCGATTTTCCCCATATCCTTGAGTTTGCGCGGCAGGTCCATGTTGATGCCGCTGTCGCAGCCATTGTAGGGACGCGCGATGATGACCACCGCCTGGCGGTCGTCCTTGAGGCCCGCCAGCGCTTCACGGCCGCGAGCCTTGAGCGCGGCGTAGAAGGCACTCTGCGCGGCGCGCGCCACACGCACCGCCGCCGCCACTTTCGACGCCGAAGCCCCCAGCCGGCTTCCCAGCGGGATCAGCGCCTCGGCGACGGCGGCGTCCCCGCGTTGAAAGTTGATGACCGGCTCCCAAAGCTCCAACCCTTTCCCTTTGAGATCCATGGCGTTTTTTACTATATAGCTGTTGGCTTGCACCAGCGGGCACATCTGGCTGTTCTTGAACTTGCTGGTTCCCTTCTGGCTCATGGTGAGCACACTGGGCATAAAAATAACGTTGGCCCCCTTGTTGGCAAGATCCACCACATGGCCGTGGATAACCTTTATCGGGAAACAGGTCTCGGCGGTAATGTGCTCCATCGAATCGCGGGCGATCTGCTGGTTCGTCTTGCCCGAGAGGATGATGTCCGCCCCCAGTTCCTCAAGAAAAGCGCGCCAGAAGGGGAATGACTCGTACATGGTGAGCACACGCGGCACACCGACCACCATGCCACCCTCCGCCGCCGGCTTTTTCTTCTCCAGATAAGGGCCGAAGCAAAGCCGGTCGCGCTCGGCGAAAAGATCGGGAAGGCCATTGTCGGCCTTTTTTGCGTCTTTTTCAAACAGCTCGCACCGCGCGCCGTAGTAGTGCGCCGGCTCGTCGACGAATTTCACGCGGGAAACATCGCATACGTTATCGCACGCCTTGCACTCGAAACTGGTCACCTTGTAATTGCGTCCGCGCAGATCAAACCCCTTGAAGCGGGTCTTCAAATCCGGCCGGTTGCGCATGTAGCGCGCCGCGATGATGGCGGCCCCCACCGCGCCGGTGCAATCATGGTGCGGCGGCACATGTATCTTCTTGCCGGTGATCGCGCCAAAGGCGGCCACCACGGCGCGGTTCCAGGCCACGCCCCCCTGGAAGAGCACTTTCGCGCCGATGATACGGTCTCCCACCACGCTCAAATAGTTTTTTACGATGGAATAGGCCAGCCCCGCCGCGAGGTCGGCCGCGGGCGATCCCTTCTGCTGGTTGGACACCAAATCGGATTCTATGAAGACGGTGCAACGCTCGCCGAATTTCCCCGGACGCGGCGCCGAAAAGGCGGCATCGGAAAAATCTTTCTTGATATCGAGGCCGAGCCGCTCCGCCTGCTCCTCGATGAAACTGCCGGTGCCGGCGGCGCAAACCTTGTTCATCTCGAAATCGACCACCGCCCCATCCTTGATGGCGATGTATTTGCTGTCCTGCCCGCCGATCTCGAAGATGCTTTCCACATCCGGCACAAAATGGACGGCCGCCGTGGCCTGCGCGGTGATTTCATTGCGCACCGCGTCGGCCCCCGCGAAATCGCCGATCATATAGCGCCCCGATCCGGTGGCGCCAACCCCCTTGACGACCACCATGCCGCCGATCTCGCCGCCGATTTCCAGCAATCCCTGCGTCACCATCTGAATCGGCTTGCCGGAAGTGCGGAGGTAGCGGCGGGCCACCACGCGGAACTGCTCGTCGATGGCAACCACATTGGTGGAGAGTGAGCCGATGTCAATGCCGACGTAGACCGCCGCCCCCGGCTGGACCGGGTGGACGCCGATGTCATAGCCGTGTCCGTTGCCATCCAGCAGCGGATCCATCGCCCCTTCCACCGCCCGCCGCACGCGGAGGTATTCCTCCACCGGTTGCTCCCAAAGGAATTCCGCGCGCCGCCCCTCGTCCAGCGCGCTGAGGGCGGCCCCCAACGCGCCGGTGACGTTGTGCAGCGCCGGGATGACCAACGCGCCGTCGGCCAGTTCCAGTTCGCTCTCAAAGGCCTTCACCACACCGCTGTTTGAGGCAACCCCTCCCACGAAGGCTATCGGAGTTTCCATTTTTTTGCCCCGGGCAATATTGCTTTTAAAGCTGCGGGCCACGGCGTGGCACAGGCCGGCGATAATATCGTAGTTTGGCGTGCCTACCTGCTGCAGGTGGATCATGTCCGACTTGGCGAAGACGGAGCAGCGCCCCGCCACGCGGGCCGGGTTTTTCGATTTCAGCGCCATGCCGCCAAACTCCTTGTCGATGGAATAGCCGAGCCGGGTAGCCTGCTGATCGAGAAAACTTCCGGTGCCGGCGGCGCAGACGGTGTTCATCGCAAAATCTTCCAGCACGGCTCCCTTGGCGGTATCCGGCTTCATGATCATCAGCTTGGAATCCTGCCCTCCCATTTCGATAACGGTGCGGACTTCCGGGTGCAGGTGGGCGATGGCGCGGCTTTGAGCAACAACCTCATTGTAAAACGCGCCGCCGATGAGCGAAGCGGCCAGTTCGCCGCCGGTGCCGGTGGCGCCGCAGGCCTCAATGATGGCATCGGGGTGCTGTGCGCGAAGTTCCTTGAGAATTTCCGCCAGAACGGGCAACGGTTTGCCGTACATGCGCCGGTAAACGGTGGTGGAAACGTTTTTTTGGCCGTCAAGCAGAACCGCTTTGACGCTGATGGATCCGATGTCTACACCGAGGAACAGTCTCTTCACACCGACCTCCCATTATAATGCATGGCTTTCCCTCCGCCGTGGAAAGGGGATATAGCCCGCATTCAGACACGCGCTCGCAGGTTACCCCATCGCCAACTTACTTCCATAATCCCAAAACAAGCCGGATTTGACAAGGAGTAAAATCCCCATACACACACGGAAAAAGCCGCGGCGGATCAATCTTCCTGCCAGTAGCGGCGGTATTCCTGTGTAAAGCTCAAGGTCTGGAACCCCTCCATCCGGTCAATAAAAAGCTTCCCGTAGAGATGGTCGATTTCATGCTGGAACACCACGGCCTGAAACCCCTCCGCCTTAATAGTGATCTCCTTGCCGTCCACCGACAGCGCTTTCAGGGTGATACCAGCGGCCCGTTTTACCTTGCCCCAGAGATCCCGCACACTCAGGCACCCTTCCCACCCCTCTTCCACATCCTGCGAAAACGCGGTGATTTCCGGATTGATCAACACGGTGAGCGGAATCGCCTCCTTGCCGGGGTAGCGCGGGTTTTCCTGCGTCTCGATAACCGCCACCTGCCGCGAAACACCTACTTGGGGGGCGGCAAGCCCCGCGCCGTTATACTCCCGCATCGTGTCGATCATCGACTCGATGAAGAGCTTGAACCGCGGATCCTTGAGTTCCTTTGGAGTCACCGGGTCGGCCCGCTTGCGCAAGACGGGGTGCCCCAAAAGAGTCACTTTAAGGATTGACGGTTCGTCCAGAAACAGTTCAGACAAGGTATTTTGCCCTCGCATCCTTAAATGTCTTGATGGCGTCCACGATGCATCCGCCACAACCGGTGCCCACATGGGTGATCGCCTGCACCTTGTCGAAGGTATCGGCGCCGTTTTTCACGGCTTCTTCGATCTGCGTGTTGGTCACGCGGCGGCAATCGCAAATCTGATACGTCTCACCCATGCTGCTCTCCTTGGCATTAAGGTTGTTAATCGAAATTTTTTGCCCGTTACCGAACCTGTATACCTTATCAAAAATGTCGGGTAATTGTAAGTGGGGATTTTTTTGGGGGAGGGATCAGCCAACCGTGTCGGACAACGGACTGGAGCGATCCACGTCTATCATTTTGGTGGAACCGACATAGGTCGATTCCACCACCTTGGTGACAGAACCGAGCTTCGTCACCAAATCACGGATGCGGCAGGCCTGCGTATTCACCGCCTGGATGCACTCAAACACATCCTTGGCATCCATTTTTTGCCAATCTTTGAGCATCTCGGCGTTGCCCATGATGCCGGCGAGCGGATTGTTGATCTCGTGCTGGAGGGTAACCGTCATAGCAAGGACGGTCTGGAGCTGTTTCGCGTCCACCAGGTCCTTTTCAAGTTCCCGGATGCGGAGGCGGGCCTTCACCCTGCTTAACAGTTCATCCGGATCAAACGGTTTGACGATGTAGTCATCGGCCCCCAAATCCATCCCTTTGATCTTGTCCCCCATCTCGCGCCGGGCGGAGAGCATAATAACGGAAATGAACTTGGTTTCGGGGCTCTCTTTTATCGTCCGGCAGACCTCATAGCCGTCAATGCCGGGCATCATGATGTCAAGCAGTATCAAATCCGGCTGCTCCTTGGCCAGCCGCTCCAGCGCCATCTCGCCACTGGAGCAGTTGATGATGTCGAAGTTCCCCTTTTTGCGCAGGGTCATCTCGACCAGCAGCCCGATATTCGGGTCATCGTCCACGATCATTATTTTAGCCATTGTCGCGCTTCCGTCTCCAATCCGGTATTATACGCCATCGGTACGTCATTTTCTCAAGACCATTTCCATTTCACGCCGTTTTTCACTATAATCAATCGCAGTTCTCTACAAATCGGCAGGAGCGGCCAAATGATCAAACCGCGCGTGGTTCTCACTCACTGGGTGCATGACGAAGTCATCGACTATCTAAGCTCCCAATGCGAGCTGATCCGCAATGACAGCCGTGAGCCCATGCCGCGCAAAACGCTCCTCAAGGAAATCGGCACCGCCGAAGCATTGATGGTCTTCGGCAAAGACGTGGTGGACGGCGAGATGATCGCCGCCGCCCCAAAGCTGCGTATCGCCGCCGCCACCACCACCCAACCGAAGAACGTGGATATGGACGCCTGCACCAAACGCGGCGTCTGGTACACCACCGTGCCGGACATGCGGCACACCCCGGCCTCCGAGCTGGCCGTCGGCCTTTTAATCGGCGTGACGCGGATGCTTCCCGAAGGAGACCGCTTCATCCGTTCCGGCAAGTTCAAAGGGTGGCGCGCCGACCACTACGGCACCGGCCTTTCGGGCAAGACGCTCGGCATCCTCGGCATGGGAGCGCTGGGACAGGCAATCGCCAAGCGGCTGGAGGGATTTGAAATGAAGCTGCTCTACGCCGATCCGAATCCGCTGTCAAAAGACCGCGAATACGCCCTGAAACTTACCCGCAAATCGCAAGACGACCTGCTGGCCTCTTCCGACTTCGTCATCCTCTCGCTCCCCCTCCTGCCCGAAACGCGCGGGCTCATCAACGCGGATACGGCGTGGAAGATGAAAAAGCGCGCCTACCTCGTCAACATGGCGCGCGGCAGCGTGGTGGAGGAATCGGCGGTGGTAAAAGCGCTGGAAACCGGCCATCTTGCCGGCTATGCGGCGGACGTATTCGCCATGGAAGATGACATGTTTTTGGATCACCCCGAAAGCATCCATCCGGCGCTGGTTAAAAACAGCCTGCACACCGTATTCACCCCGCACATCGGCAGCGCGGTGGATGACGTGCGGCGGAACATCACGCTCGACGCCGCGCAGAACATCCTGGAAGCCATCGCCGGCCAGCGCCCCCACGGCGCGCAGAACCAGCCCGAAGTCTCGCTCGGCACCGCCAGCGAACCGTTCTTTTAATAGCGGTCTGTTAAAAATTCCCTGTCATCCTGAGCCGCAGGCGAAGGATCTCTTTCCGGAATGGGATTCTTCGCTCCGCTCAGAATGACATGTATAAGGCGCGGTTATTGGGACAGATTCAGGGAGCCGGTGCGGTAGCCTTCCAGGTCGAGCGTTACATAGGTGAAGCCAAGCGCTTTTATCGCCGCCGCCCACTCGCCATAGCGCGGGTCGCCCATAAAGGCGGCCAACTCGCTTTTGGCGATCTCGATCCGGGCGATGCCGTCGTGATCGCGCACGCGGAGTTGCCTGTACCCCGCCTTCTTCAAAATGTCCTCCGCCTGTTCCACGCGGCTTAATTTCTCGGCGGTGATCTTCACGCCGTACGGGAAACGGCTGGCGAGGCACGCGGCGGCCGGCTTGTCCCAGTTCGGCAGGCCAAGCCGTTGCGCGTGATGGCGGATGTCCTCCTTGGTGAATCCCGCCTCGATGAGCGGCGAGCGGACGCCCTGTTCCGCCGCCGCCTTGCGCCCCGGACGGTAATCGCCGAGGTCGTCCATATTCGCCCCGTCGCAGACGAAGGCATACCCCTCTTCCTTCGCCATTTTGGAAAGGATGCCGAAAAGCTCCCCCTTGCAGAAAAAACAGCGGTTCGGCGGATTGTCGGCATAACCGGGGATATCCAGCTCTTCGCTGACGATCACCCGGTGCGGCGCGCCGATCCGTTTGATGATATCAAGCGCCTGCCGGAATTCGCTTTCCGGATACGTGCTGCTGCGGGCGGTGACGGCAAGCACCCGGCCACCGTTATCCTTCAGCGCATCCCACGCGGCGGCGGCCAAAAACGAGCTGTCCACCCCGCCCGAATAGGCGATGACGACGCTCTCCATGCCGGCGAAAATGGCGCGCAACTTTTCGTATTTCTCAGCCTTCGTCAAGCTCAAGACGGCTTTTGATTCCTTTGTAGGCATTGGCGTATTCCCTGTCTCCGATCATTTTGTAATACAGCGCCCAAAAACGCACGCCAAAAGCGAACATCGCCTTCAGAATGGCGCTTTTCAGGCCGGGATGGTGTTTTTCAAAGTACAGCCGGTAGCTCAAAAATTTTTCCAGCAACACGCGCGGCTTTTCCTTTTGCGAACTGTAGCCGACGTAATGCTCAATCTCAAACGACGGATCAAACACCACGTTAAACCCGGCCCGCTTGCAGCGCAGGCACCAGTCGATCTCCTCGCAAAAAAGGAAAAACCGCTGGTCGAACGGCCCCGCTTTATACCACGCCAGCCGCTTCACCAGCAAGAACGCGCCGGTGACATAATCCACCGGCTTCGGACGGCTGTGCGGGTCGAACTGCCCGAAACGTCCTTTAAGGAACGGCGTGAGCAGCGTTTTGACGCCCGGCAGATGAAGCAGTTCCCGCAAGCGGAAAACCCACGCGAATACCAGAAAAAGCGTGGGGAACCCGTAGGCGGAGGTCTGGATACTCCCATCCGGACGGCGATTCTGGCAACCGAGGGCGCCAGCCGATTTATCGGCCTTGAAATTGTCCAGCAGCGCGCCGATGCCGTCAGTAAGAATGCGGGTATCGGGATTGAGAAAGAGCAGAAAATCCCCGATGGCGATATCGGCCCCAGCGTTGCAGCCGGCGGCAAAGCCCATGTTCGTTTCGCTCATGATGAGCGCGGTATGGCGGTCGGCCCGCGCGGCGGGAGTGATGCTGCCGTCGGTGCTGGCATTATCGACGATGATGACCTCGTATTCGAGGCCGCCGAATTTTTCGGCCATCGAGGCGACGCATTTCTCCAGATAGGGGCCGCTGTTGTAATTGACGATGATGACGCTTAGGCGCATGACTCAATCATAGCGGGTATTTTTGGAAAAAAGAAAGGCGGCGGGCCGGAAAGCCCGCCGCCGCAATGCCGGGTCAGATGTTGATCTTTATCTTGGCCTTTGCCTTCAGGTTTTCAATGTAGCTTTTCACCGCGTCGCCCTTCTTCTGCGATTCGAGGCCGCGGATAAGGTCGTTCTTCATTTCCGCGAACGGAACGGAACCGGCCGCTTTGCGTTCCTCAAACTTGATGATGTGCAGGCCGAACGGGGTGGCCACCACGCCGCTCACCTCGCCCGGCTTCATGTTCCAAACCGCGTCTTCGAATTCCTTCACCATCGCCCCTTTGGGGAAGAAACCGAGGTCGCCGCCGCTC
Encoded proteins:
- a CDS encoding hydroxyacid dehydrogenase, giving the protein MKPRVVLTHWVHDEVIDYLSSQCELIRNDSREPMPRKTLLKEIGTAEALMVFGKDVVDGEMIAAAPKLRIAAATTTQPKNVDMDACTKRGVWYTTVPDMRHTPASELAVGLLIGVTRMLPEGDRFIRSGKFKGWRADHYGTGLSGKTLGILGMGALGQAIAKRLEGFEMKLLYADPNPLSKDREYALKLTRKSQDDLLASSDFVILSLPLLPETRGLINADTAWKMKKRAYLVNMARGSVVEESAVVKALETGHLAGYAADVFAMEDDMFLDHPESIHPALVKNSLHTVFTPHIGSAVDDVRRNITLDAAQNILEAIAGQRPHGAQNQPEVSLGTASEPFF
- the larE gene encoding ATP-dependent sacrificial sulfur transferase LarE translates to MPTKESKAVLSLTKAEKYEKLRAIFAGMESVVIAYSGGVDSSFLAAAAWDALKDNGGRVLAVTARSSTYPESEFRQALDIIKRIGAPHRVIVSEELDIPGYADNPPNRCFFCKGELFGILSKMAKEEGYAFVCDGANMDDLGDYRPGRKAAAEQGVRSPLIEAGFTKEDIRHHAQRLGLPNWDKPAAACLASRFPYGVKITAEKLSRVEQAEDILKKAGYRQLRVRDHDGIARIEIAKSELAAFMGDPRYGEWAAAIKALGFTYVTLDLEGYRTGSLNLSQ
- a CDS encoding glycosyltransferase family 2 protein, which encodes MRLSVIIVNYNSGPYLEKCVASMAEKFGGLEYEVIIVDNASTDGSITPAARADRHTALIMSETNMGFAAGCNAGADIAIGDFLLFLNPDTRILTDGIGALLDNFKADKSAGALGCQNRRPDGSIQTSAYGFPTLFLVFAWVFRLRELLHLPGVKTLLTPFLKGRFGQFDPHSRPKPVDYVTGAFLLVKRLAWYKAGPFDQRFFLFCEEIDWCLRCKRAGFNVVFDPSFEIEHYVGYSSQKEKPRVLLEKFLSYRLYFEKHHPGLKSAILKAMFAFGVRFWALYYKMIGDREYANAYKGIKSRLELDEG